A window from Cryptomeria japonica chromosome 1, Sugi_1.0, whole genome shotgun sequence encodes these proteins:
- the LOC131056041 gene encoding LRR receptor-like serine/threonine-protein kinase FLS2 yields the protein MACFTVYLALISVVALAITLNAVAIPQDAESLLALKESLSGYSLNDWRDGDLSNFCDWTGVTCDHSNHSVIALNLQNKAIFGSLPLNFPSFTHLATLNLSSNSITGPIPSSAFASCSTLAFLSLDHNNLTGTLPLSLSNCSALKILDLSVNELTGPVPSSLSKLSNLQQLNLRENNFTGPIPESLSNCTNLVLLDFCFNYLINGTIPARFGLLTRLQNMGLSGNRLYGPVPKSVISNLTQLRILKLGFNGMSGPIPSWLGEMPFLEQIWMGGSRYEGTIPPSLGNISSLTILGLYLNSLTGNIPKSFGQLSRLTEWSMRQNYLTGSLPAELGNLTSLQLARLYENSLSGSIPIEFGRLKSLQQFEAWNNNFSGKIPAELSNCSALGRLRLQGNQLSGGIPPQLGRLHFLADLNLEQNQLSGMIPESLSNCTNLQGLSLGYNLLHGNIPPAIASLRNIVHSFSVPRNLLSGKIPAEIGGMQLVTVIDLAGNHLGGEIPASLGNCVELLQLNLSNNQLNGQIPETLGSLITLTDLDLSVNNFSGTIPSYLGDMTALLFLNLSYNHLSGPIPTRGLFRNQSAMALIGNSDLCSSECPKSSVQLSSGLSNRSKFLIIVGSFAFGALVLTAMVYLYVHRRKKSKDEHVGQRDLFVEQEIVRLNHSELFHATSEFSDTNIIGSGRMATVYSGRLTISGREQAVAVKRFRDEIAGSESLIAEIRALAVTKHRNLVRLLGYCWASRAMALVMEMMPNRTLAEHIQEKTLNWTRCLRIARGVAEGLKYLHHECPQPVLHCDLKPSNILLAMDFEPRIADFGISRILNYDDMTHGFSTSNLHGSIGYMPPEYALSGRMTARGDVYSYGVVILEMLSGQNPTSEMFREENTLPRWTLRTSVDGTPFEVIATHFHTAHEDSEQQMINMVELGLACTSPRPENRPTMNEVVKILQRISNDKTTSFTSVIELIQSTT from the exons ATGGCTTGTTTTACGGTTTACCTGGCTCTCATTTCAGTTGTGGCACTGGCAATAACTCTAAACGCAGTGGCCATCCCACAGGATGCGGAGTCACTTTTGGCTCTCAAAGAGAGCTTGTCTGGCTATTCTCTCAATGACTGGCGAGACGGAGATCTCTCCAACTTCTGTGATTGGACGGGCGTCACCTGTGACCACTCCAACCACAGCGTAATCGCTCTCAATCTCCAAAACAAGGCCATCTTTGGCTCATTACCACTCAACTTCCCCTCCTTTACCCACCTCGCTACACTCAATCTTTCCTCCAATTCTATAACCGGTCCAATTCCATCCTCTGCGTTCGCCTCTTGTTCTACTCTAGCTTTTCTTTCTCTCGACCATAACAATCTCACCGGCACACTTCCCTTATCTCTCTCCAACTGTTCCGCGCTTAAAATCCTCGACCTGTCTGTTAACGAGCTCACTGGTCCCGTACCTTCCAGCCTTTCAAAGTTGTCCAACCTGCAGCAGCTCAACCTCCGTGAGAACAACTTCACAGGCCCAATTCCTGAATCTCTGTCAAACTGTACCAATCTAGTATTGTTAGATTTCTGTTTTAACTATTTAATCAACGGTACCATACCCGCAAGGTTCGGCCTTCTTACCAGATTGCAAAACATGGGTTTAAGCGGTAACCGTCTCTACGGTCCAGTACCAAAGTCCGTTATCTCCAATCTGACTCAACTCCGGATATTGAAGCTGGGTTTTAACGGAATGAGTGGCCCGATTCCTTCATGGCTCGGCGAAATGCCCTTCCTGGAACAGATTTGGATGGGAGGGAGTCGATACGAAGGGACCATTCCTCCTTCTCTCGGGAACATATCATCTCTCACCATTTTAGGCTTGTACTTGAATTCCCTCACGGGTAATATTCCTAAATCATTCGGCCAGCTTTCCCGCCTGACTGAATGGAGCATGCGCCAGAATTATCTGACAGGCTCTCTTCCGGCTGAACTGGGGAATCTTACAAGTCTACAACTTGCACGGTTATATGAAAATTCATTAAGCGGAAGTATTCCGATCGAGTTTGGCCGCCTAAAATCCCTTCAACAATTTGAGGCGTGGAACAATAATTTCAGCGGAAAGATTCCAGCAGAGTTGAGCAACTGTTCGGCGTTAGGGCGTCTCAGACTGCAGGGCAATCAGCTAAGCGGGGGCATACCTCCACAACTGGGTCGACTACACTTCCTAGCCGATCTAAATTTGGAGCAGAATCAATTGTCGGGAATGATTCCGGAATCCCTTTCAAACTGTACTAACCTTCAGGGTCTGTCCCTCGGCTACAATCTGCTACACGGTAACATTCCTCCAGCTATTGCAAGCCTGCGGAATATAGTTCATTCATTTTCAGTGCCCCGTAATCTACTTAGTGGGAAAATTCCGGCAGAAATAGGGGGTATGCAATTGGTTACCGTGATAGACCTTGCCGGCAACCATTTAGGTGGCGAAATCCCGGCGAGCCTTGGAAACTGCGTGGAGCTGCTGCAACTGAACCTTTCGAACAATCAATTGAATGGTCAAATTCCGGAAACCTTGGGCTCACTTATTACTCTTACGGACTTGGATCTCTCTGTCAACAATTTCTCTGGTACCATACCAAGTTATCTTGGCGACATGACAGCTCTCCTGTTTCTGAATCTTTCTTACAACCATCTCTCTGGTCCTATTCCCACCCGGGGTTTATTCAGAAATCAGTCAGCCATGGCTTTAATTGGAAATTCTGATCTGTGCAGTTCAGAATGTCCGAAATCCTCAGTTCAGTTGTCCAGCGGTCTCTCAAACCGATCCAAGTTCCTTATTATCGTGGGATCGTTTGCTTTTGGAGCTCTTGTTCTAACAGCCATGGTGTACTTGTATGTTCatagaagaaaaaagagcaagGATGAGCACGTAGGACAGAGGGATTTGTTCGTTGAGCAAGAAATAGTCAGATTAAATCACAGCGAGCTGTTCCATGCGACTTCAGAGTTTAGCGACACAAACATAATCGGCTCCGGCAGAATGGCGACGGTGTATAGCGGGAGGCTAACTATATCCGGCAGAGAACAAGCGGTAGCTGTGAAGAGATTCAGAGACGAAATCGCCGGCAGTGAGAGCCTGATCGCTGAAATTCGAGCGCTGGCCGTGACTAAACACCGTAACTTAGTTCGCTTGTTGGGGTACTGTTGGGCTTCAAGGGCCATGGCTTTGGTTATGGAGATGATGCCGAATCGAACCTTGGCCGAGCACATTCAAGAAAAGACACTGAACTGGACCAGGTGCTTGAGAATCGCACGTGGCGTGGCTGAGGGATTGAAGTACCTTCACCACGAATGTCCGCAGCCAGTTTTACACTGCGATTTGAAACCGTCCAACATCTTGCTGGCCATGGACTTCGAGCCCAGGATTGCTGATTTCGGGATTTCCAGAATCCTCAACTACGATGACATGACTCATGGATTTAGCACTTCCAATTTGCATGGGTCCATCGGCTACATGCCACCAG AGTATGCATTAAGTGGGAGAATGACAGCGAGAGGAGACGTGTACAGCTATGGAGTTGTGATTTTAGAAATGTTATCAGGTCAAAATCCAACGTCAGAGATGTTTCGGGAGGAAAACACACTTCCACGGTGGACCCTGAGGACATCCGTGGATGGCACGCCATTTGAAGTAATTGCTACTCACTTTCATACGGCTCATGAAGACAGTGAGCAGCAAATGATTAATATGGTAGAGCTGGGATTGGCTTGCACTTCGCCCAGACCTGAAAATCGCCCAACAATGAATGAGGTCGTTAAAATTCTGCAGAGAATCTCCAACGACAAGACAACCAGCTTTACTTCAGTCATTGAGCTCATACAATCAACTACGTAG